The genomic window CCGGGGAGGAATATTCAGGCTCGTCGTATCTGGACATCGAGCCGGACTACGCTGAAAGTGACGGGAACGTCACATCCAAGAAGCGAATACGGTCCAACAGCTCCAGGCACCGCGGCGAGATTGTCACGGAGCTGGGTCCAGAGGAGGTCCGGTGGTTTTACAAAGAGGACAAGCGTACGTGGAAGCCGTTCGTGGGACACGACTCTCTGAAAATCGAGATCGTCTACCGGAGATTCTGCGAGCAGAATCCCGACAAGGTCAAACGCCCCGTCGATCCCGCCGAGGCCGACGGGAAGGAGGCAGCGGCGTCCGGGGAGATACAACCGGAGAGCGGGGCCGTGGACGGTGGAAGCGTCCGGGCGGAGCAGGACCTGGACGACATCAACAGCAGTGTGGAGGCAGTGTGTGTCAGAGGGGGGCTCTATGAAGTGGACATCAGGGAGAAGGAGTGCTACCCTGTTTACTGGAACCGTGAGCATCTCAGTGATTGGTGCACATAATGATACATCTGTCACAGTATACTGCTGAGTTGAAGGAGAAGTGAATACCAACAACACATTATACTATAAGTACAAGAAGCCACTGCACATCTCCTACTGTACCTCTATCACATCATGGCTACTCCTCCATCCCACTGTCAGCCTGTTAGGACTCATAACTGTTACTATAAATCACTGTTTTGGTCACTGGACAGCAGATGGTACATTAAATAGTCCTTATTTGTTGCCTCAGTCACTAACAGTGAAATATGAATGAAATATCCACTTGGTCACATTGACACATAAACACTCGTGCCTCTGTCACTGTTGTGGCCAATGTCTGCACAGTTAGTCACTTCATTTGTTGCTCTCATTTGtctctttaatttaaaataaatgtggtaAAAACACCACACAGTTAGATGATAGACAATTAGATGTCAATTCGGGCTCTGTTgggtgtatttttatatatacaaatgATGGAGTCAACTAAAAGATTAAGAATTTTTAGATGTCACCAAATTCTTAAAAATACCTTTCAGAAATTGTCAGATGTGTTGTCGGACGGtctgaaaagacacaaatgttctttgtttaatTGCCAAGATAATATATTTGTTAGATCAGCTTCCTCACTTGATCTATTTTTGCATCACATTTGCTTTGATCCTTTGTCGTTGATGTCATTTTCTATTCACAACCTCATTTATATTCACTTACATTCAGCATGTAGCATGACcccactctctgtctctggctCACTCACTTCAcatctctttcagctttttaaagtgTTTCCTGTACTAAATAAAGCCGGCATCAGCTGCATGAGCTTTTCAAACGGGGTGGTAAGCGTCATGTGCTTCTCCCTCAGAGCAAGATCGCATTCCTGTGATGAGGGGTCAGTGGTTCATCGATGGAACGTGGCTTCCCCTGGAGGAGGATGAGAGTGACCTAATTGAGCTGGAGCACCTCTCCTGTTTCCGGGGGCAACAGATGAGGGACACCTACGAGATGGAGGCGGTGACCACCACAGTGGACAGCAAGGACGGTAAGACAGAGTGTGGAGGAAtgtggacagagagacaggtgtgtgtgtgtgtgtgtgtatgtgacagacaaaaaaaaaaaaggtgcataGAAGCGGCAGGTGCTGCGTGCGTGTATCCTGTGGGGGTAAAGCAGCCATTCAGACTAggcaacagacaaaacaacgtgatgttattttaattgACTCCAGGGAAGCGCACCTGAGTGAGGACGAGGCAGTTTCATGACTTTTTAGATGTTCttcagtgcacacagacacacacagacacacatacacacacacactctcgctCTCTCGTGGGGAATGGTACTTTAATCATGCTGGCTGAAGTGTGCCACTCGCTGTTAATCACAGTGTGACTGTCTCGCAGCCATCCACAGTCGGAAGCTGAGCAGGAGTCATGTGGACTGGCACAGTGTGGACGAGGTGTACCTCTATAGCGACGCCACCACCTCCAAGATAGCACGCACCGTCACTCAGAAACTGGGATTCTCCAAAGGTACTATATGTAAAAACTGtgcaagacacacacagaagagatcAGTTTAGATCTTATTTATTAGAATATTATTCAGTGTGTAGTTTTGTAGTTATTGCCACACAGCATGCTTTGCAGTAATGTTTCTTCTCCTGTCATTAGCCTCCAGTAGCGGGACACGTCTCCATCGGGGGTACGTGGAGGAAGCAGCGCCCGAGGACACCCCACCTGAAACCACACACATTGTGTTCGTGGTGCATGGCATCGGTCAGAAGATGGACCAGGGCCGCATCATCAGGAACACCAGCATGTGAGATGTGGGGCAGGATTCCAGTGGGAGCACAGAGGGTTGGATGGAATCActttcatttataattaaacGGTTTGACAGGTGCTATATTGATGACGTTTGGATTTATAAGATTGTTTTGTATTGGCTGATGCGCAGGATGAGAGATGCTGCcagaaagatggaggagaagcACTTCTCTGATCGCACCACAGAGCATGTGGAGTTCCTTCCTGTGGAGTGGAGGTCGAAGCTGACTTTGGATGGAGGTACGCCACACCTCAAAACACCAACATCcaaaagaaaagctgtgttTGCACGTTGGCATCACGGTGGGGGGTTCTGCCTGCGGATGAGGCAAGGCGACAGGCAGGTTAAAGTCCTGTAGAATGGTTACGTACCTAGACCTACTTTTTATAACAGCAGGATCAGAACTGGGATTAATTGGGATTAATTCAGTATTAGGTAAAGCCAGGCAAGATCAAATGACAAGACACGGTGACCATAACTGCTATTATGTGGCATATAGATGTTAAATATTCTTTAAACAGTGTAATTAATGgcaagaaaaatacaaacaatagcAATCGTTGAtagtttgacattaaaaagggagaaaaaagcaATGACTACACAGAGGAAACAATTAGACTCAAGTGGAAAGGAGGGAATTGATAAATATTTGATGATGGTATTAAGAGCAGGATTTGCTCCTATAGTGTGGGACTGTtagacttttttctttcttctggaAATTAAGGACAAAATATTAATCAGGAAAACTTACAACAGACACTGTAGCATAGTAAATTAGACAGTTTAGTCAGGAAATAGAAGCGGTAACCATTGAGCTTTATGCCTATGTCACAACCTGCCTCCACCGTGTTTGACACTTGATCTGGTTCCTTTGGATTATGAGCTGTTCCTTTCCGTCTTCGTATATATTTTCATTCTGGTACAagttaaaaatgtacatacataaaATGGCTTTAATTCTTAAAAGGTAAATGCCATATTATTGTGAAGCCTGAAGTCAAAACTCTAAAAACTGTTATTGTCCAAATATGTCTGGACTGTATTTCTTGTATTGTTTATGTATTATTTGCTTTCCCTGCAGACACAGTGGACTCCATCACTCCAGACAAAGTACGAGGTCTCAGAGACATGCTGAACAGCAGCGCCATGGACATCATGTACTACACCAGCCCTCTGTACAGAGATGAGGTGAGCCTGAGGCTACTTGATAGTACTCTACAGCTTTCCAGCCTCAGGTTCATACACAAGCATCAACTATAATCCAATTAGCTAAAATCATAAGTGTGTATAagtgtgctgtttgtgtgtgtgtagattaCCAGGGGTTTGACCCTGGAGCTGAATCGTCTGTACTCACTATTCTGCTCACGGAATCCAGACTTTGAGATAAATGGGAAGGTGTCTATAGTATCGCACTCGCTGGGCTGCGTCATCACCTACGACATCATGACAGGCTGGGATCCTGTGCGCTTTCATCACCAAGAGGCACCCGATCCGGAGGAGACGAAGGCCCGCTGGCCGAGTGACGAAGAGCGCCGGCTTCAGGAACAACTGAGACTCACCCGCCTCAGGTACTGTACATTCACTATTCCCTTCAACAATTTCTTAAAGACACAGACAATTTCAATGAATCTGCCCATGTATTCAGAAGTCATATTTACTAGTTACACTTCACAATCCtaattcaattatttttattatatcatcAGTAGCACTTTTGCattgcaagtaaaaaaaaaccctgaatcTT from Anabas testudineus chromosome 24, fAnaTes1.2, whole genome shotgun sequence includes these protein-coding regions:
- the ddhd1b gene encoding phospholipase DDHD1b: MSSVSDKTTVRQQSSENNSVSSSEWDMANDVFVSGYDDNPLGDSVVPGDREPAQPGLDRHLPLLRGDSHRLSQDDMMLGLTGEEYSGSSYLDIEPDYAESDGNVTSKKRIRSNSSRHRGEIVTELGPEEVRWFYKEDKRTWKPFVGHDSLKIEIVYRRFCEQNPDKVKRPVDPAEADGKEAAASGEIQPESGAVDGGSVRAEQDLDDINSSVEAVCVRGGLYEVDIREKECYPVYWNQQDRIPVMRGQWFIDGTWLPLEEDESDLIELEHLSCFRGQQMRDTYEMEAVTTTVDSKDAIHSRKLSRSHVDWHSVDEVYLYSDATTSKIARTVTQKLGFSKASSSGTRLHRGYVEEAAPEDTPPETTHIVFVVHGIGQKMDQGRIIRNTSMMRDAARKMEEKHFSDRTTEHVEFLPVEWRSKLTLDGDTVDSITPDKVRGLRDMLNSSAMDIMYYTSPLYRDEITRGLTLELNRLYSLFCSRNPDFEINGKVSIVSHSLGCVITYDIMTGWDPVRFHHQEAPDPEETKARWPSDEERRLQEQLRLTRLRLRDLEDQFQGLQTSSCVAGPALKFKVENFFCMGSPLAVFLALRGIRPGNNGVQDHILPTSICKRLFNIFHPTDPVAYRLEPLILKHYNNIVPVQIHWYNTTSPTPYDQIRPTLLNPAKEAPYVSDSESIPSPCTSPPQVRRHYGESITSLGKASIMGAASLGKGIGGMLFSRFSRSSGQVGGVEEEPSDCEGVASEVENVASGEEGVTVVESEEKDKQIEEESRELEPTMSQSTSVVMDSTSLELDRRIDYELREGLVESRYWSAVTSHTAYWCSYDVALFLLTFMYRPQEPPEPAEDNPDTS